The Drosophila yakuba strain Tai18E2 chromosome X, Prin_Dyak_Tai18E2_2.1, whole genome shotgun sequence DNA segment AGGAAAGAGCAAAAGcgcaagaaaaagaaaaacaacaattattGAATGAGTTGcctactgctgctgcttcttctcaTTATTATTCTCCTTCTTCCGCTTCTGCAGgcgctttgtttttattttatgcatgtGAGggtgtcagtgtgtgtgtgtgggtgaatgtgtgtgtgcgtgtggaaaatggcaaaatttagcaacaaagaaatttatattaaGTCATGCTAGcggcgacaacaacagcagaagGCCAGCTAACTTAAACTTACCATTTTGATCCTCCAATTGCTAACGGTTGTTTGTCACTCCGatgcttgttgttgttaaccacaaaaaaaaaaataagcaacaGACCGCGCACACACGCGTTTTTCgctcttttgtttgttttcttcggTGTTTTGCTTGAAGTTTATATATCAGTTCGGTTTAAACAATGATTTTTCGAAGTTGTCAGCGGAAACGGACACAATTGTGCGGCCAGTCAGACAGCAAATGTAGCGAAAAAAAACGCTATACTCCGCAATACTCAACGCGTTAgagatgttgttgttgttgtttttcagttgttgttgctgttgcgatAATAACCGCATGCGTGTGCGTGCGCGAGTGTGTGTGATGAGTGTGTTtctctgttgttgctgcacgCGGTGTTTCGCTTCAGATAATTTGGTTCGGATGTTGTTGCACCGCACAATACACGCACTGCATTCGATGCAACAACactcggaatcggaatcaaGGAGGAAGGAAACGAGAACGAGAAGGAAGCGAGGAAGCCGAAAACACACGTAACATGCCAACTATCGCAACTTCGAGATGCCAACTAGATAGAGCTGGAAAAACATCGATGTCACTATCGATCCGTGAtggcaaaaatggaaatatcGAAACATCGGTTTTGGCGATTATTGATTAGCGTGCCGATATCTATTATGGCTGATATCTGGTCACTCTAATTTATAGCGTGTTTGCTCCTAAAATGTTAAAGCATTCTATTACTTGTAGTTTATTTATacgaaacatattttaaagaacacatatacaaatttaaatgttactACATCGAATTACAAGAggtttaattaacttttataACATTTGATACAATCTTTTGGTATAACACGCGGTATGCATTAGTATATCGATAAGGTACGGCGcgcgttttatttttaattttttatgattatatatatatatagcctATTCGTTTAATTGCTGTTAAATAATAgtaaacatatataaatttattaacatttataatatgataaataaaaaaacagtGCTTCCGCTGTTGCATTTCCATATTTATGTCAATAACAATGTGCATAAATGCACATGAAGTGCAATATGAAACATGTTATGCAAACTAACTAACAAAACAGAAAGTAACAActgaaatttcaattattcaTTGCTAACAGaatgttcaataaataaaataaaacattaaaaagtctCGCCTAACTCTGTAAAGAATTTCTGGTATTTTCTTGCGAAATTTCAGCAAATTGCGATAGCGCATAAACATCGATTATTAATTTTTCCCCACCTCTAGCACCACATGTGTGTTGTTGCTTGGGCATCAAAAATTGTCGGTAAGTCTGCTTTTCCCGCTTCGAATTTCGCAATCCGCCGACACGAGTCCTTAAAAGTCCGCCGATTTCAGAGCGTCCGCGTTGCTGTTTGCTGTGGAGAAGGAAAAGAACGAGAAGAACCGGTACTACGCCAGGAAACAGGACTCAGAATAGGATATAAGGTTTCCACGGACACGAAACGAAATCCACATAGCTAACAAAATGCCAAACGACACAGTGGTGAGAGTGCAGGAGTACAAGGACTCGCTGATCCTCAAGGCAGAGCTGCTGATCACCAAGGGGTTCCCGGAGAAGATCGTCCAGCTGAACGAGCTGTTGTCCACGCCGATGTTCAACGAGCGCAACTTCGACGAGGTGCACCAGGACCTCAACATCCCGGCCCTGCCGCCTGTCCTGGTTAAGAATCACGAGGACAACCAGTCGGAGGATGGCGATCATCCGCCCACCAAGCGCCAGCGCAAGGATGTCATCGTTTCCGGGCAGCCGGTGCTGGCACTGCCCGCCGGTACGGTGCCGTGCAACAAGCCGCTCTGCGAGATGATCAAGGTCGTCAAGCCTATCATCAGGAAGCTAGTGGAGGATTGTAAGTGCACCGTATTCTATGAGTTCATAGTTACCTTATTTACCTTTATCTATTCAAAAGCCCTTTCAATGTTCCTAAAATTGTATGAATTCCAAAAAT contains these protein-coding regions:
- the LOC6524583 gene encoding proteasome activator complex subunit 3; this translates as MPNDTVVRVQEYKDSLILKAELLITKGFPEKIVQLNELLSTPMFNERNFDEVHQDLNIPALPPVLVKNHEDNQSEDGDHPPTKRQRKDVIVSGQPVLALPAGTVPCNKPLCEMIKVVKPIIRKLVEDSNLLKMWISFMIPKIEDGNNFGVSIQEDTLAEIQTVESEAAAFFDQISRYFLSRAKVVSKVAKYPHIDDYRRAVLELDEKEYLSLWLVVCEVRNRYSSLHDIVIKNLEKLKKPRSSNTESLY